The following proteins are co-located in the Vigna unguiculata cultivar IT97K-499-35 chromosome 9, ASM411807v1, whole genome shotgun sequence genome:
- the LOC114163876 gene encoding protein SRG1-like: MAESGVVEIAGTPVQELVLNRENVPKNYIYEEGGSGFRDALFPSQDDDIPVIDLHRLSSPSTAQQELVKLHNALHSWGCFQAINHGMESTFLDKVREVSLQFFQLPKEEKKKCAREPNDIEGYGNDTIYSKKQRLDWTDRVYLKVLPEDQRQFKFWPQSPNDFRSTVLQYTESLRLLSEVILKAMAKSLNLEENCFLNEIGERSNMFLRFNYYPPCPMPDHVLGTKPHADGSTITFLLQDKAVEGLQVLKDDQWFKVPIIPDALLINVGDQIEIMSNGIFRSPVHRVVINKEKERLTAAMFCIPDPEKVIKPLDKLVDESRPILYRPVKNYVEIYFQYYQQGKRPMEASKI, encoded by the exons ATGGCCGAATCGGGTGTGGTAGAGATAGCTGGTACACCCGTTCAAGAATTGGTGTTGAATCGTGAAAATGTTccaaaaaattacatttacGAGGAAGGTGGTTCTGGATTTCGAGATGCTCTTTTTCCATCACAGGATGATGATATTCCTGTGATCGATCTCCATCGCCTCTCATCTCCATCCACAGCACAACAAGAACTTGTCAAACTCCATAACGCACTTCATTCATGGGGCTGTTTTCAG GCAATAAACCATGGAATGGAAAGCACGTTTCTGGACAAGGTGAGAGAAGTTTCATTGCAGTTCTTTCAACTtccaaaagaagaaaagaaaaaatgtgcaAGGGAACCAAACGATATCGAAGGATATGGTAATGATACAATATATTCAAAAAAGCAAAGGCTTGATTGGACTGACAGAGTATACCTAAAGGTTCTACCCGAAGATCAGAGGCAGTTCAAATTTTGGCCTCAAAGCCCTAATGATTTCAG GAGTACTGTTCTACAATATACCGAAAGCCTGAGGCTGCTAAGTGAAGTAATCCTTAAGGCCATGGCTAAATCATTGAATTTGGAAGAAAATTGCTTCCTAAATGAAATTGGAGAGAGATCAAATATGTTTCTGAGGTTCAACTATTACCCTCCATGTCCAATGCCTGATCATGTTCTCGGCACCAAGCCACATGCAGATGGATCCACCATTACTTTTCTGTTGCAAGATAAAGCAGTAGAAGGTCTTCAAGTCCTCAAAGATGATCAGTGGTTTAAAGTTCCAATCATCCCTGATGCTCTCTTGATTAATGTTGGTGATCAAATAGAG ATAATGAGCAATGGAATTTTCCGGAGTCCTGTGCACAGGGTAGTGATAAATAAAGAGAAGGAAAGGCTAACAGCAGCAATGTTCTGCATCCCGGATCCAGAAAAAGTGATTAAACCGTTGGATAAGCTTGTGGACGAGTCAAGGCCAATATTATACAGACCTGTCAAAAATTATGTTGAAATCTATTTCCAATATTACCAGCAAGGGAAGAGACCAATGGAAGCTTCAAAGATTTAG
- the LOC114163875 gene encoding codeine O-demethylase-like: MAESGVVEIIGKPVQELLLNPQNLLKNYMYEEGGAGFRDALVPSQDDEHVPVLDLLLLSSPSTAQQELAKLRHALHSWGCFQAINHGMESSFLDKVREVSKQFFQLPEEEKQKCAREPKDAEGYGNDIIYSANQRLDWTDRIYLKVLPEDQRKFKFWPQKPHDFRSTVVHYTESIKLLSEVILKVMAKSLNLEEDCFLNECGERGDTFLRLNHYPPCPLPDHVLGLKTHADGSTITFLLQDKEVEGFQVLKDHKWFKVPIIPDALVINVGDQIEIMSNGIFRSPIHRAVVNAEKERLTVAMFLVPDSEKEIKPVDKLVKESRTALYKPVKNYVEIYLQYYQQGKRAIEAFKI, encoded by the exons ATGGCAGAATCCGGTGTGGTAGAGATAATTGGCAAACCCGTCCAAGAACTGCTGTTGAATCCTCAAAATCTGCTAAAAAATTACATGTACGAGGAAGGTGGTGCTGGATTTCGCGATGCTCTTGTTCCATCACAAGATGATGAACATGTTCCCGTGCTtgatcttcttcttctctcatcTCCATCTACAGCACAACAAGAACTTGCTAAACTCCGCCATGCGCTTCATTCATGGGGCTGCTTTCAG GCCATAAACCATGGAATGGAAAGCTCGTTTCTGGATAAAGTGAGAGAAGTTTCAAAACAATTCTTTCAACTTCCGGAGGAAGAAAAGCAAAAATGTGCTAGGGAACCGAAAGATGCTGAAGGGTATGGCAATGATATAATATATTCGGCAAATCAAAGGCTTGATTGGACTGACAGAATATACCTAAAGGTGCTGCCTGAAGATCAGAGGAAATTCAAATTTTGGCCTCAAAAACCCCATGATTTCAG GAGTACTGTTGTACATTATACTGAAAGCATAAAGCTGCTAAGTGAAGTAATTCTTAAAGTCATGGCAAAGTCACTGAACTTGGAAGAAGATTGCTTCCTCAATGAATGTGGAGAGAGAGGAGATACTTTTCTGAGATTGAACCACTACCCTCCATGTCCATTGCCTGATCATGTTCTCGGTTTGAAGACTCATGCAGATGGATCCACCATAACATTTCTGTTGCAAGACAAAGAAGTAGAAGGCTTCCAAGTCCTCAAAGATCATAAGTGGTTTAAAGTTCCAATCATCCCTGATGCTCTTGTCATTAATGTCGGTGATCAGATAGAG ATAATGAGCAATGGAATCTTCCGGAGTCCAATACACAGGGCAGTGGTAAATGCAGAAAAGGAAAGGCTGACAGTGGCAATGTTCTTGGTTCCAGACTCAGAGAAAGAGATTAAACCAGTGGATAAGCTCGTGAAGGAGTCAAGAACAGCTTTATATAAACCAGTGAAAAATTATGTTGAGATATATCTCCAGTATTATCAGCAAGGCAAAAGGGCAATTGAAGctttcaaaatttga
- the LOC114163874 gene encoding zinc finger CCCH domain-containing protein 19-like isoform X2: MDAEDDEASLQSHSDAQCHTDMQDIPYAAAEVPEPDTVGELSAAAAVHEVAAVEPDATMEAAVESDEGVGAQVMDEVIEEKGNEVTDVDDVALEMENVEEEANLAIDAEEDEIGDDDANEDALMEDEEDEQQQGEEEEEEDGEEGEEEEKQQHGVDEEEDEQQQGEEEEEEEEEEEEQQQGEEDADAGMAKTEDTEEKEEKSVSSGKRKRGAGKNAKTTGRVASRKKTEEDVCFICFDGGDLVLCDRRGCPKAYHPSCVNRDEAFFRAKGKWNCGWHLCSNCEKNANYMCYTCTFSLCKGCIKDAVILCVRGNKGFCETCMRTVMLIEQNVQGSNVGQVDFDDKNSWEYLFKDYYIDLKEKLSLTFDEITQAKNPWKGSDMLHSKEESPDELFDATNDRGSDSDSSYENDSNRPKRRKAKKRGRPRSKEGNSNGAVTVSGADGPSGDDSFEWASKELLEFVMHMRNGDKSVLSQFDVQALLLEYIKRNKLRDPRRKSQIICDARLQNLFGKPRVGHFEMLKLLESHFLLKEDSQAEDLQGSVVDTEISHLEGDGNPNSYMKAGKDKKRKNRKKGDDRGLQTNVDDYAAIDNHNINLIYLRRNLVEDLLEDTEKFHDKVVGSFVRIRISGSGQKQDLYRLVQVVGTCKAAEPYKVGKRMTDTLLEILNLNKTEIVSIDIISNQEFTEDECKRLRQSIKCGLINRLTVGDIQDKALVLQAVRVKDWLETEIVRLSHLRDRASEKGRRKELRECVEKLQLLKTPEERQRRLEEIPEIHVDPNMDPSYESEEDEDEMDDKRRENFMRPRGSTSFGRRGRDIASPRSVSISNDSWSGTRNYSNANQELSRNLSNKGFSIKGENASNVNEVLNDTHLHQGRDRESQLSNSWERQKLSSSLESGAKSTQSLVTSDSFSTAVLEASAAPSSAGITPSALKINETEKMWHYQDPSGKIQGPFSMVQLRKWSNTGYFPADLRVWRTTEKQDDSILVTDALAGNFAKEPSMVEKAQKVHDLHYPASYSRKSAQGMEGQAGERPTFDQNSGSLNSHGTLGSPGQTTVGSWRSKDNMNSIASRTSPLAVEVPKNPANGWSSDAGSRNETTNLPSPTPQTTPGVTKGQAFENKWSPTPVQLPGSLVGNSFPGNHGGLQASLVVQNPEKGSSQPGISSASSDNSRLHPQPAPVAPVLPSGLDLKMAGLPTPGFLGMNTPEPWRPPASSSQPNITAPSPAPPNLPWGMAMPGNQNMNWAAANMNANWMPAQGPAPGNSNPGWAAPSQGLPPVNAAGWVGPGQGRSHVNVNAGWAGPGQGLPPGNANPVWVPPAGNPGVWVNEQSHNGERFPNQGDRGTQSRDSGYGGKSWNRQSSFGRGAPSRPPFGGQRGVCKYHESGHCRKGDSCDFLHN; encoded by the exons ATGGACGCCGAAGATGACGAAGCTTCACTCCAATCACACTCTGATGCACAATGCCACACCGACATGCAAGATATCCCCTACGCCGCCGCGGAAGTCCCTGAGCCCGATACCGTGGGGGAGCTGAGCGCCGCCGCCGCCGTGCATGAGGTCGCCGCTGTTGAACCAGATGCGACGATGGAGGCGGCGGTTGAGTCCGACGAGGGCGTCGGAGCGCAAGTGATGGACGAGGTAATTGAGGAGAAGGGGAATGAGGTCACCGATGTGGACGACGTGGCGTTGGAGATGGAGAACGTCGAAGAGGAAGCGAATTTGGCAATTGATGCGGAAGAGGACGAAATTGGGGACGATGACGCAAACGAAGACGCTTTGATGGAAGACGAAGAAGACGAACAGCAACAAggagaggaggaggaggaggaggatggGGAGGAGGGGGAGGAGGAAGAAAAACAACAGCACGGAGTGgatgaggaagaagatgaacagcAACAAGgtgaagaggaggaggaggaggaagaagaagaagaagaacagcAACAGGGAGAAGAAGATGCTGATGCTGGAATGGCAAAAACAGAAGATacagaggagaaggaggagaagagTGTGAGTAGTGGGAAGAGGAAGCGTGGGGCTGGGAAGAATGCTAAGACTACAGGGAGAGTTGCGTCCAGGAAAAAGACGGAAGAGGATGTTTGTTTCATTTGCTTTGATGGAGGTGACCTTGTGCTCTGTGACCGCAG GGGATGTCCCAAGGCTTACCATCCTTCCTGCGTTAATCGTGATGAGGCATTCTTTCGAGCAAAGGGAAAGTGGAATTGCG GTTGGCATCTTTGCAGCAACTGTGAGAAGAATGCAAACTATATGTGCTATACATGTACTTTTTCTCTGTGCAAGGGATGCATCAAAGACGCTGTTATCTTATGTGTCAGGGGAAACAAGGGATTTTGTGAGACATGCATGAGAACTGTAATGTTGATTGAACAGAATGTGCAGGGAAGCAATGTG GGACAAGTAGATTTTGATGACAAAAACAGCTGGGAGTATCTCTTCAAGGACTACTACATAGatctaaaagaaaaactatCTCTAACATTTGATGAAATCACTCAAGCTAAAAACCCTTGGAAGGGATCTGATATGCTTCATTCTAAGGAGGAATCACCGGATGAACTTTTTGATGCCACTAATGATAGAGGATCAGATTCTGATAGCTCCTATGAAAATGATTCGAATCGCCCTAAAAGAAGAAAGGCAAAGAAACGGGGTAGGCCCCGTTCCAAAGAAGGAAATTCGAATGGTGCCGTGACAGTGTCCGGTGCTGATGGGCCATCAGGAGATGACAGCTTTGAGTGGGCTTCAAAAGAGCTTCTGGAGTTTGTTATGCACATGAGAAATGGAGACAAATCTGTTTTATCTCAGTTTGATGTGCAGGCTCTTTTGCTTGagtatattaaaagaaataagcTTCGAGATCCTCGCCGAAAAAGTCAGATTATATGTGATGCAAGACTTCAAAATCTTTTTGGTAAACCAAGAGTGGGACATTTCGAGATGTTAAAGCTTCTTGAGTCCCATTTCCTTCTGAAAGAGGATTCTCAGGCCGAAGATCTGCAGGGAAGTGTTGTTGACACTGAAATTAGTCATTTGGAAGGAGATGGGAATCCCAATTCATATATGAAAGCTGGTAAAGATAAGAAGCGTAAAAATCGCAAAAAGGGTGATGACAGAGGACTTCAAACTAATGTTGATGATTATGCAGCTATTGATAaccataatattaatttaatttatctccgaCGAAATCTGGTTGAAGATCTACTTGAAGATACAGAGAAGTTTCACGATAAAGTTGTTGGTTCTTTTGTGAGAATAAGAATTTCTGGCAGTGGTCAGAAGCAAGACTTATATAGGCTGGTTCAGGTTGTAG GTACATGCAAAGCAGCAGAGCCATATAAAGTTGGTAAAAGGATGACAGATACGTTGCtagaaatcttaaatttaaacaaGACAGAGATTGTATCTATTGATATTATCTCAAATCAGGAGTTCACAGAG GATGAATGCAAACGTCTCCGCCAAAGCATTAAGTGTGGTCTCATAAATCGGCTAACTGTG GGTGACATACAGGACAAAGCACTGGTGCTTCAGGCAGTTAGAGTAAAAGAT TGGCTAGAAACTGAGATAGTGCGGCTGAGTCATCTCCGTGATAGAGCCAGTGAGAAAGGACGCCGAAAAGA GCTTAGAGAATGTGTAGAGAAACTGCAGCTTTTGAAGACACCTGAAGAACGTCAACGTAGGTTAGAGGAAATTCCAGAGATACACGTGGATCCAAACATGGATCCCAGTTATGAATCTGAAGAAGACGAAGATGAAATGGACGATAAAAGACGAG AAAACTTCATGAGACCTAGAGGGTCTACTTcctttggaaggagggggagaGATATTGCTTCTCCTAGAAGTGTTTCTATTTCAAATGATTCTTGGAGTGGAACGAGGAATTATTCAAATGCGAATCAGGAGCTTAGCAGAAATTTGTCCAATAAGGGTTTTTCAATCAAAGGTGAAAATGCTTCTAATGTTAACGAGGTACTGAATGATACTCATTTGCACCAGGGAAGAGATAGGGAATCACAACTATCTAATAGCTGGGAGAGGCAAAAACTCTCTTCAAGCTTGGAAAGTGGTGCTAAAAGTACCCAGTCATTGGTAACATCTGATTCTTTCTCTACTGCTGTATTGGAAGCTTCTGCAGCACCATCTTCCGCTGGAATAACTCCTTCAGCTTTGAAAATTAATGAAACTGAAAAGATGTGGCATTACCAGGATCCTTCTGGAAAAATTCAGGGACCATTTTCTATGGTGCAGTTACGTAAATGGAGCAACACAGGATACTTTCCCGCTGATTTGAGGGTTTGGAGAACCACTGAGAAGCAAGATGATTCTATACTCGTGACAGATGCCTTGGCAGGGAATTTTGCTAAAGAACCATCGATGGTGGAGAAGGCTCAAAAGGTGCATGATTTACATTACCCAGCCTCGTACTCTAGGAAGTCTGCACAGGGTATGGAAGGTCAAGCTGGAGAAAGACCAACATTTGATCAAAATAGTGGATCTCTGAATTCACATGGTACTCTGGGTTCTCCGGGACAAACAACAGTAGGAAGTTGGAGATCTAAAGATAATATGAATTCTATAGCAAGTAGAACCTCTCCATTGGCTGTTGAGGTCCCCAAGAACCCTGCAAACGGCTGGAGTTCTGATGCTGGTAGTAGAAATGAAACAACAAATCTTCCTTCACCTACACCTCAGACTACCCCTGGTGTGACTAAGGGGCAggcttttgaaaataaatggTCACCAACACCTGTCCAGTTGCCTGGGTCTCTAGTAGGAAATTCATTCCCAGGCAATCATGGAGGTTTGCAGGCCTCTTTGGTAGTGCAAAATCCTGAAAAAGGCTCATCACAACCCGGTATTAGTTCAGCATCTTCAGATAATTCTAGGTTACATCCTCAACCAGCACCGGTGGCACCTGTTCTGCCTTCAGGGCTTGACCTCAAAATGGCAG GTTTACCCACACCTGGATTTCTGGGCATGAATACACCCGAGCCTTGGAGACCACCAGCTTCAAGTAGTCAGCCAAACATCACAGCTCCTTCTCCAGCTCCACCCAATCTGCCTTGGGGGATGGCCATGCCAGGAAATCAGAATATGAACTGGGCTGCTGCCAATATGAACGCAAACTGGATGCCTGCGCAAGGGCCAGCACCAGGAAATTCAAATCCAGGATGGGCTGCCCCTAGTCAGGGGCTACCTCCAGTGAATGCAGCTGGCTGGGTTGGGCCTGGTCAAGGCCGTTCCCATGTAAATGTGAATGCAGGTTGGGCTGGGCCTGGTCAGGGTCTACCACCTGGAAATGCCAATCCTGTTTGGGTTCCACCAGCAGGGAATCCAGGCGTGTGGGTAAATGAGCAAAGTCATAATGGAGAGCGGTTCCCTAACCAAGGGGATCGAGGTACCCAAAGTAGAGATTCTGGTTATGGTGGTAAATCATGGAACAGGCAATCATCCTTTGGCAGAGGAGCTCCTTCCAGGCCTCCTTTCGGGGGACAACGAGGAGTTTGCAAGTATCATGAGAGTGGACATTGCAGGAAGGGGGATTCTTGTGATTTTCTACACAATTAG
- the LOC114163874 gene encoding zinc finger CCCH domain-containing protein 19-like isoform X1 — MDAEDDEASLQSHSDAQCHTDMQDIPYAAAEVPEPDTVGELSAAAAVHEVAAVEPDATMEAAVESDEGVGAQVMDEVIEEKGNEVTDVDDVALEMENVEEEANLAIDAEEDEIGDDDANEDALMEDEEDEQQQGEEEEEEDGEEGEEEEKQQHGVDEEEDEQQQGEEEEEEEEEEEEQQQGEEDADAGMAKTEDTEEKEEKSVSSGKRKRGAGKNAKTTGRVASRKKTEEDVCFICFDGGDLVLCDRRGCPKAYHPSCVNRDEAFFRAKGKWNCGWHLCSNCEKNANYMCYTCTFSLCKGCIKDAVILCVRGNKGFCETCMRTVMLIEQNVQGSNVGQVDFDDKNSWEYLFKDYYIDLKEKLSLTFDEITQAKNPWKGSDMLHSKEESPDELFDATNDRGSDSDSSYENDSNRPKRRKAKKRGRPRSKEGNSNGAVTVSGADGPSGDDSFEWASKELLEFVMHMRNGDKSVLSQFDVQALLLEYIKRNKLRDPRRKSQIICDARLQNLFGKPRVGHFEMLKLLESHFLLKEDSQAEDLQGSVVDTEISHLEGDGNPNSYMKAGKDKKRKNRKKGDDRGLQTNVDDYAAIDNHNINLIYLRRNLVEDLLEDTEKFHDKVVGSFVRIRISGSGQKQDLYRLVQVVGTCKAAEPYKVGKRMTDTLLEILNLNKTEIVSIDIISNQEFTEDECKRLRQSIKCGLINRLTVGDIQDKALVLQAVRVKDWLETEIVRLSHLRDRASEKGRRKELRECVEKLQLLKTPEERQRRLEEIPEIHVDPNMDPSYESEEDEDEMDDKRRENFMRPRGSTSFGRRGRDIASPRSVSISNDSWSGTRNYSNANQELSRNLSNKGFSIKGENASNVNEVLNDTHLHQGRDRESQLSNSWERQKLSSSLESGAKSTQSLVTSDSFSTAVLEASAAPSSAGITPSALKINETEKMWHYQDPSGKIQGPFSMVQLRKWSNTGYFPADLRVWRTTEKQDDSILVTDALAGNFAKEPSMVEKAQKVHDLHYPASYSRKSAQGMEGQAGERPTFDQNSGSLNSHGTLGSPGQTTVGSWRSKDNMNSIASRTSPLAVEVPKNPANGWSSDAGSRNETTNLPSPTPQTTPGVTKGQAFENKWSPTPVQLPGSLVGNSFPGNHGGLQASLVVQNPEKGSSQPGISSASSDNSRLHPQPAPVAPVLPSGLDLKMAGTNMQNQVVRSHNSHAEAQGWGSAGAPRPELQAWGGVSSQPNPATMPAQPASHGPWVDASSVQNTASFNTGNPSAGLPTPGFLGMNTPEPWRPPASSSQPNITAPSPAPPNLPWGMAMPGNQNMNWAAANMNANWMPAQGPAPGNSNPGWAAPSQGLPPVNAAGWVGPGQGRSHVNVNAGWAGPGQGLPPGNANPVWVPPAGNPGVWVNEQSHNGERFPNQGDRGTQSRDSGYGGKSWNRQSSFGRGAPSRPPFGGQRGVCKYHESGHCRKGDSCDFLHN; from the exons ATGGACGCCGAAGATGACGAAGCTTCACTCCAATCACACTCTGATGCACAATGCCACACCGACATGCAAGATATCCCCTACGCCGCCGCGGAAGTCCCTGAGCCCGATACCGTGGGGGAGCTGAGCGCCGCCGCCGCCGTGCATGAGGTCGCCGCTGTTGAACCAGATGCGACGATGGAGGCGGCGGTTGAGTCCGACGAGGGCGTCGGAGCGCAAGTGATGGACGAGGTAATTGAGGAGAAGGGGAATGAGGTCACCGATGTGGACGACGTGGCGTTGGAGATGGAGAACGTCGAAGAGGAAGCGAATTTGGCAATTGATGCGGAAGAGGACGAAATTGGGGACGATGACGCAAACGAAGACGCTTTGATGGAAGACGAAGAAGACGAACAGCAACAAggagaggaggaggaggaggaggatggGGAGGAGGGGGAGGAGGAAGAAAAACAACAGCACGGAGTGgatgaggaagaagatgaacagcAACAAGgtgaagaggaggaggaggaggaagaagaagaagaagaacagcAACAGGGAGAAGAAGATGCTGATGCTGGAATGGCAAAAACAGAAGATacagaggagaaggaggagaagagTGTGAGTAGTGGGAAGAGGAAGCGTGGGGCTGGGAAGAATGCTAAGACTACAGGGAGAGTTGCGTCCAGGAAAAAGACGGAAGAGGATGTTTGTTTCATTTGCTTTGATGGAGGTGACCTTGTGCTCTGTGACCGCAG GGGATGTCCCAAGGCTTACCATCCTTCCTGCGTTAATCGTGATGAGGCATTCTTTCGAGCAAAGGGAAAGTGGAATTGCG GTTGGCATCTTTGCAGCAACTGTGAGAAGAATGCAAACTATATGTGCTATACATGTACTTTTTCTCTGTGCAAGGGATGCATCAAAGACGCTGTTATCTTATGTGTCAGGGGAAACAAGGGATTTTGTGAGACATGCATGAGAACTGTAATGTTGATTGAACAGAATGTGCAGGGAAGCAATGTG GGACAAGTAGATTTTGATGACAAAAACAGCTGGGAGTATCTCTTCAAGGACTACTACATAGatctaaaagaaaaactatCTCTAACATTTGATGAAATCACTCAAGCTAAAAACCCTTGGAAGGGATCTGATATGCTTCATTCTAAGGAGGAATCACCGGATGAACTTTTTGATGCCACTAATGATAGAGGATCAGATTCTGATAGCTCCTATGAAAATGATTCGAATCGCCCTAAAAGAAGAAAGGCAAAGAAACGGGGTAGGCCCCGTTCCAAAGAAGGAAATTCGAATGGTGCCGTGACAGTGTCCGGTGCTGATGGGCCATCAGGAGATGACAGCTTTGAGTGGGCTTCAAAAGAGCTTCTGGAGTTTGTTATGCACATGAGAAATGGAGACAAATCTGTTTTATCTCAGTTTGATGTGCAGGCTCTTTTGCTTGagtatattaaaagaaataagcTTCGAGATCCTCGCCGAAAAAGTCAGATTATATGTGATGCAAGACTTCAAAATCTTTTTGGTAAACCAAGAGTGGGACATTTCGAGATGTTAAAGCTTCTTGAGTCCCATTTCCTTCTGAAAGAGGATTCTCAGGCCGAAGATCTGCAGGGAAGTGTTGTTGACACTGAAATTAGTCATTTGGAAGGAGATGGGAATCCCAATTCATATATGAAAGCTGGTAAAGATAAGAAGCGTAAAAATCGCAAAAAGGGTGATGACAGAGGACTTCAAACTAATGTTGATGATTATGCAGCTATTGATAaccataatattaatttaatttatctccgaCGAAATCTGGTTGAAGATCTACTTGAAGATACAGAGAAGTTTCACGATAAAGTTGTTGGTTCTTTTGTGAGAATAAGAATTTCTGGCAGTGGTCAGAAGCAAGACTTATATAGGCTGGTTCAGGTTGTAG GTACATGCAAAGCAGCAGAGCCATATAAAGTTGGTAAAAGGATGACAGATACGTTGCtagaaatcttaaatttaaacaaGACAGAGATTGTATCTATTGATATTATCTCAAATCAGGAGTTCACAGAG GATGAATGCAAACGTCTCCGCCAAAGCATTAAGTGTGGTCTCATAAATCGGCTAACTGTG GGTGACATACAGGACAAAGCACTGGTGCTTCAGGCAGTTAGAGTAAAAGAT TGGCTAGAAACTGAGATAGTGCGGCTGAGTCATCTCCGTGATAGAGCCAGTGAGAAAGGACGCCGAAAAGA GCTTAGAGAATGTGTAGAGAAACTGCAGCTTTTGAAGACACCTGAAGAACGTCAACGTAGGTTAGAGGAAATTCCAGAGATACACGTGGATCCAAACATGGATCCCAGTTATGAATCTGAAGAAGACGAAGATGAAATGGACGATAAAAGACGAG AAAACTTCATGAGACCTAGAGGGTCTACTTcctttggaaggagggggagaGATATTGCTTCTCCTAGAAGTGTTTCTATTTCAAATGATTCTTGGAGTGGAACGAGGAATTATTCAAATGCGAATCAGGAGCTTAGCAGAAATTTGTCCAATAAGGGTTTTTCAATCAAAGGTGAAAATGCTTCTAATGTTAACGAGGTACTGAATGATACTCATTTGCACCAGGGAAGAGATAGGGAATCACAACTATCTAATAGCTGGGAGAGGCAAAAACTCTCTTCAAGCTTGGAAAGTGGTGCTAAAAGTACCCAGTCATTGGTAACATCTGATTCTTTCTCTACTGCTGTATTGGAAGCTTCTGCAGCACCATCTTCCGCTGGAATAACTCCTTCAGCTTTGAAAATTAATGAAACTGAAAAGATGTGGCATTACCAGGATCCTTCTGGAAAAATTCAGGGACCATTTTCTATGGTGCAGTTACGTAAATGGAGCAACACAGGATACTTTCCCGCTGATTTGAGGGTTTGGAGAACCACTGAGAAGCAAGATGATTCTATACTCGTGACAGATGCCTTGGCAGGGAATTTTGCTAAAGAACCATCGATGGTGGAGAAGGCTCAAAAGGTGCATGATTTACATTACCCAGCCTCGTACTCTAGGAAGTCTGCACAGGGTATGGAAGGTCAAGCTGGAGAAAGACCAACATTTGATCAAAATAGTGGATCTCTGAATTCACATGGTACTCTGGGTTCTCCGGGACAAACAACAGTAGGAAGTTGGAGATCTAAAGATAATATGAATTCTATAGCAAGTAGAACCTCTCCATTGGCTGTTGAGGTCCCCAAGAACCCTGCAAACGGCTGGAGTTCTGATGCTGGTAGTAGAAATGAAACAACAAATCTTCCTTCACCTACACCTCAGACTACCCCTGGTGTGACTAAGGGGCAggcttttgaaaataaatggTCACCAACACCTGTCCAGTTGCCTGGGTCTCTAGTAGGAAATTCATTCCCAGGCAATCATGGAGGTTTGCAGGCCTCTTTGGTAGTGCAAAATCCTGAAAAAGGCTCATCACAACCCGGTATTAGTTCAGCATCTTCAGATAATTCTAGGTTACATCCTCAACCAGCACCGGTGGCACCTGTTCTGCCTTCAGGGCTTGACCTCAAAATGGCAGGTACAAATATGCAAAACCAGGTTGTGCGTAGCCACAACTCTCATGCAGAAGCTCAAGGGTGGGGTTCTGCTGGGGCTCCAAGGCCAGAACTGCAGGCTTGGGGAGGTGTATCATCCCAACCAAACCCTGCTACTATGCCTGCCCAGCCAGCATCCCATGGCCCCTGGGTTGATGCTTCATCTGTGCAGAACACTGCCTCTTTTAACACTGGAAATCCATCTGCAGGTTTACCCACACCTGGATTTCTGGGCATGAATACACCCGAGCCTTGGAGACCACCAGCTTCAAGTAGTCAGCCAAACATCACAGCTCCTTCTCCAGCTCCACCCAATCTGCCTTGGGGGATGGCCATGCCAGGAAATCAGAATATGAACTGGGCTGCTGCCAATATGAACGCAAACTGGATGCCTGCGCAAGGGCCAGCACCAGGAAATTCAAATCCAGGATGGGCTGCCCCTAGTCAGGGGCTACCTCCAGTGAATGCAGCTGGCTGGGTTGGGCCTGGTCAAGGCCGTTCCCATGTAAATGTGAATGCAGGTTGGGCTGGGCCTGGTCAGGGTCTACCACCTGGAAATGCCAATCCTGTTTGGGTTCCACCAGCAGGGAATCCAGGCGTGTGGGTAAATGAGCAAAGTCATAATGGAGAGCGGTTCCCTAACCAAGGGGATCGAGGTACCCAAAGTAGAGATTCTGGTTATGGTGGTAAATCATGGAACAGGCAATCATCCTTTGGCAGAGGAGCTCCTTCCAGGCCTCCTTTCGGGGGACAACGAGGAGTTTGCAAGTATCATGAGAGTGGACATTGCAGGAAGGGGGATTCTTGTGATTTTCTACACAATTAG